One genomic segment of Myxococcales bacterium includes these proteins:
- a CDS encoding glycerol-3-phosphate 1-O-acyltransferase translates to MPNPAPGLAQELKPSWPAHGKRGVVFLLDAASSFEEALLRSWIERTRPDDVKPGEVEAFCIPPSRRPRISRLDPLEPALATSNDPLLTPLRVIWLPIEKQGKRVASLFDLLRFGDPRDPGRLRARFIARLSPDRVRVIAAEPATVSDLRARWALASSQDVAETVGLAHFVARQAALALDRAERKLRGARYKVPRFLHEEVLTRPSFRGGLDQFARDEGRSPAAVRRTAARYLKEIAAKHSPMMIDIFAQLARSAAIRGYDALRFDQEKIEEIRKLAQQHSVVFLPSHKSNLDHVVLFHVLHEDGMPPSHTAGGINMNFFPLGPLARRAGIFFIRRSFGDNEVYKFVLRAYIDFLIEKRFPLEWYIEGGRSRSGKMLPPRYGMLSYVVDSYRRGKSEDVILIPVSIAYDQISEVGDYSREERGAAKEAEGFTWFIRFMRRLGLKYGNIDLRFGEPLSLRAALGPPDQNGNGDAYNDLTVPKLAFEVCTRINRVTPITPISLAMVALLGCGDRAMSLSEIHISLTNLVDFVTRRGLPTTSTLSFGSHEEIQQTLDLLVKSGVLARFDEGPEVIYSIASGQHLSAAYYRNTVIHFLVSSAIVELALLRASESDPGTSAQKFWDEAMGLRDLLKFEFFFADKDDFREEIKQELSLQSKNWKEHLDDPVAARSFLEQIRPFHAHRTLRTFLDAYQIVADRLVMLGSEPVADESKLLSECMVWGKQYTLQRRIRSAESVSKILLQNGFSLARNRGLLVGEPSTLAAARERLVDELRETSRRIDVIDALASARRAGALV, encoded by the coding sequence ATGCCGAACCCCGCGCCCGGATTGGCGCAAGAGCTGAAGCCCAGTTGGCCCGCGCACGGGAAGCGGGGGGTCGTATTCCTTCTCGACGCAGCTTCTTCGTTCGAAGAAGCGCTTCTGCGCAGCTGGATCGAACGCACGCGACCCGACGACGTCAAACCTGGAGAAGTCGAGGCGTTCTGTATTCCACCTTCAAGGCGACCGCGAATTTCGCGGCTGGATCCGCTCGAACCCGCCCTGGCCACCTCGAACGATCCGCTGCTGACTCCGTTGCGGGTGATCTGGCTCCCGATCGAAAAGCAGGGGAAACGTGTCGCGAGTCTGTTCGACTTGCTTCGCTTTGGCGACCCGCGCGATCCCGGTCGTTTGCGCGCGCGCTTCATAGCGCGTTTGTCGCCAGATCGCGTTCGCGTGATCGCGGCCGAACCGGCAACTGTTTCGGATCTTCGAGCGCGTTGGGCGTTGGCTTCGAGCCAAGATGTCGCCGAGACCGTCGGCCTCGCCCATTTTGTGGCCCGGCAGGCCGCGCTCGCCCTCGACCGCGCCGAACGCAAGTTACGTGGTGCTCGATACAAGGTTCCGCGGTTTTTGCACGAGGAGGTTCTCACGCGACCGTCCTTTCGCGGCGGGCTCGACCAGTTCGCGCGAGACGAAGGTCGCTCACCCGCCGCCGTGCGTCGCACAGCCGCGCGCTACCTGAAGGAGATCGCCGCAAAACACAGTCCGATGATGATCGACATCTTCGCTCAGTTGGCGCGCTCCGCTGCAATCCGAGGCTACGATGCCCTGCGCTTCGATCAAGAAAAGATCGAAGAAATACGCAAGCTCGCCCAGCAACACTCGGTGGTATTCCTCCCCTCCCACAAGTCCAACCTCGATCACGTGGTCTTGTTTCACGTACTTCACGAAGACGGGATGCCGCCAAGCCACACGGCGGGTGGCATCAACATGAACTTCTTTCCCTTGGGCCCACTCGCTCGTCGCGCGGGGATCTTTTTCATTCGCCGGAGCTTTGGTGACAACGAGGTCTACAAATTTGTCCTGCGGGCCTATATCGACTTCTTGATCGAAAAACGTTTTCCACTCGAGTGGTACATCGAAGGGGGGCGATCACGCTCGGGGAAGATGCTGCCACCCCGATACGGGATGCTGTCCTACGTGGTGGATTCGTATCGCCGGGGCAAGAGTGAAGACGTCATCCTGATCCCGGTATCCATTGCCTACGACCAGATCTCAGAGGTTGGCGACTACTCGAGGGAAGAACGCGGTGCAGCAAAAGAAGCCGAGGGCTTCACCTGGTTCATCAGGTTCATGCGTCGGCTTGGATTGAAATACGGCAACATCGACCTTCGCTTCGGCGAACCTCTTTCCTTGCGCGCGGCGCTCGGGCCCCCAGATCAGAATGGAAACGGAGACGCGTACAACGACCTCACAGTTCCCAAGCTGGCATTCGAAGTCTGTACCCGGATCAATCGTGTGACGCCCATTACTCCAATATCTCTCGCCATGGTCGCGTTGCTCGGTTGCGGCGACCGCGCGATGAGTTTGAGCGAGATTCACATCTCATTGACAAATCTCGTCGACTTCGTGACCCGGCGTGGTTTGCCCACGACGTCCACGCTGTCGTTCGGCTCCCATGAAGAAATCCAGCAGACCCTCGATCTTCTGGTGAAAAGCGGCGTGCTCGCGCGCTTTGATGAAGGTCCCGAGGTGATCTACTCGATTGCCTCGGGCCAACACCTGTCGGCCGCGTACTACCGCAACACGGTGATCCATTTTCTCGTGAGCAGCGCGATCGTCGAGCTCGCCCTGCTGCGTGCTTCGGAAAGTGATCCGGGAACTTCGGCCCAGAAGTTTTGGGATGAGGCCATGGGCCTTCGGGATCTGCTCAAATTCGAGTTCTTTTTTGCCGATAAAGACGATTTTCGCGAGGAGATTAAACAAGAACTCTCTCTCCAGTCGAAGAACTGGAAAGAGCATCTCGACGACCCCGTAGCCGCCCGGAGTTTTCTTGAACAAATTCGGCCCTTTCATGCCCACCGTACCCTGCGGACATTTCTCGACGCCTATCAAATTGTCGCCGACAGACTCGTGATGCTGGGTAGCGAACCCGTGGCTGATGAATCAAAATTACTGAGCGAATGCATGGTCTGGGGCAAGCAGTACACCCTGCAGAGACGTATCCGAAGCGCCGAATCTGTTTCGAAGATCCTGCTCCAGAATGGTTTCAGTCTTGCCCGCAATCGAGGGCTTCTAGTCGGGGAGCCGAGCACGCTTGCGGCAGCGCGCGAACGCCTGGTCGACGAACTACGAGAAACGAGTCGGCGCATTGATGTCATTGATGCACTGGCTTCTGCTCGTCGCGCAGGTGCCCTCGTGTAG
- a CDS encoding copper chaperone PCu(A)C, with the protein MHSPLNRARTAIMLSAALAALILPPRLSADSTPHPTGAATGTLTLEIVSAVSHPSAGAAVGVIYLHIVNHTEQSDRLIAVETAAAAKAEFHETVAAGDIVRMTPRPEGFEIPKAGQLVLESGGKHIMLMGLAEPLESGGAIELELVFEHAERMRVRVPIRPRSF; encoded by the coding sequence TTGCATTCGCCGCTGAATCGCGCTCGCACTGCAATCATGCTCAGTGCCGCGCTTGCAGCCCTCATTCTTCCTCCCCGGTTGTCAGCCGATTCGACCCCACACCCGACAGGCGCCGCGACCGGAACACTAACTCTCGAAATTGTCAGCGCCGTTTCGCATCCGAGCGCTGGAGCGGCAGTCGGCGTGATCTACCTCCACATCGTCAACCACACGGAACAAAGCGATCGACTCATCGCCGTCGAAACCGCAGCAGCAGCAAAGGCGGAGTTTCACGAAACGGTCGCCGCTGGAGACATCGTGCGCATGACGCCTCGTCCAGAGGGCTTTGAGATTCCGAAGGCCGGCCAACTCGTGCTCGAAAGCGGTGGCAAACACATCATGCTGATGGGGCTCGCCGAGCCACTCGAAAGCGGCGGGGCAATCGAACTCGAGTTGGTGTTCGAACACGCCGAGCGAATGCGAGTACGCGTCCCCATCCGCCCGAGATCGTTTTGA